In Pan paniscus chromosome 1, NHGRI_mPanPan1-v2.0_pri, whole genome shotgun sequence, the DNA window ACCTggtgtttattttctttgttgataCAAGGCTTAGAAAACATTGGACAGAGCGGTTACATAGTTGACAAAGACTAAGCAAAGGTTACTCAGCCTTATGTTCTAGTGTCAAcacagagacagaaggaaaaaatgtttcctCCATTGTTGCTGATGTAGATAAAGAATATTCCCTTCAATATGCTAACCCCTAGGTGGCTTTTCATTCAGAAGGTTCCTAATAATTTGATCTTTACCCTGAAATCAAACACATGGAAAAGAGATGGAAGAATGTCCTGGAGGGATTAAGTGAAGAAACAGACCAGGATTCATTTATGAAATATCCTCAGTGTTATTTCAATTCAGCTCCATTcacattttattcctttgtgtGTCTGCACTAATGGCCTCCCTattctccattctcctgccttagctagCACCTTCTCGATCTTTCTTCCCTCTACAAAACAACTTCAGTTCACATTGCATTTGTGCTCTATCCTGGGacatctgtgttttctttcccatttcctcAGTTGCTATGTATTAAAAATTAGGACTTTTATTCTTATGTTTCCAAGATTAATTCTTTGCATATTTAACTAGAATATTTAACTCTAACATTGACAGACATTTCAAGAGTATACCTGAAGCAATCAGTGAAATGCATTTTGACAAGTTTCTAGGGATATCATGGACATTACTGATCAGGGCATGGAAGGAGGTGACTTATTCAATGTTTGAGTCTATTCAACAAATTTCATGGTGGTTACATCAACATGTTCTTTTCTTGGTGATTTATCAATCTTTCCACTGTTGATGTGTGTGCACTTTTGTATTGTAGGCTCTACTTtaatacaacttaaaaaaaattttaatctcattttacaCATGGTGTGTATCCACTCCCTTCACACATAAAACTAGTCCCACTGTAAAAGGGAGTGACCAAGGATTTTTCCCCAGTCATCTCACCAAATTCTTACATAAGGTAATTTGTGGTCACCAGATTTgcttctttattaaaataatatataaattttaatattgagTAACATACATAATATTTAAGTGACTAAATTATCAGTTGTATACCTGAAACATGGCATGCACTAATCCAGGtaatgaggaaaaaatagaagACTGTCCCTAGTTTTGAAAACATTTAACTACATTACCTGATTTTGATTCTGATCTTCACAAAATCTTATAAAGTATTTAGAGAAAGAATTAGCCCCATGGGAGATGAAGAAGCTGATGTTCACAGCAAATTATTGCCCCATTCAAGCAAGAGGCAGATGGGGCTTCAGAACCACGTCTTCTAACCTCTAGTCTGGTGTTTTGTGCCAAGCCATGATACTGATAAACAATTTACAAATGAGagaagtggccgggcatggtggctcacgcctgtaatctcagcactttgggaggccgaggcagttggatcacttgaggccaggtgttcgagaccagcctggccaacatggcgaaaccctgtctctactaaaaatacaaaaaattaactgggcgtggtggcacatgcctgtaatctcagctacttggtaggctgaggcaggagaatcgcttgaactcagagtggaggttacagtgagtcaagattgtgccactgcactccagccttggcaacagggcaagactgtctcaaaaacaaaacaaaggggaGAAGCACATGGCACAATGTGTAGCTGCCAGCTTGTTAACCCTAATAATGACCTGGGGACAAAGGTCCCTTCAGAGCAACATGCTGATAAAAGCCATGTTCATTTGCTGTTGGATGCCAGTTAGGCTGGTCTAGCCAAGGACCTGATGACCCACATTGAGGGGTAATCAGATTCCCTGTGGGGTCTTTCTGCAGGTAAGGCATATGGATATAAAATTAACTGAACCCTTGCTTCTACAGACTTGTTTTATACAATAAACATCTATATGCAATATAAAATTGTAATAGAAGAAAGCATAAAGTCTACTTATTAAATACCTTATTAACTGCTTTATTCAATGCTCAGGAAGATATCAGGCAAAAAGGAATGATCAGAGAAATTGAAGATAATTAGATAATTATTTAGCGTAAAGAAAAAACGCAGACCtctgtatccacaaaaattaaaaatctggaaAAGTGACAGAACATCCCTGTCAAGTTGGATAACTGACTTTAAATGAAGTTCTGCTAAGAATTCTGACAATTCTGTGAAAACAAAATGACTGAAACGTCAGGTCCTGACTCTACAAAGAAGTTCCATACATAAAGCAATTGTATTCATAGACAACTTTATGGCATCGATAGGTTATTTAGTTAAAACAGGCTGATTcacacacaaatgataaaaacCAGAtgcatttttaagcttttttctcAGCTGGGATTGTACTGAGGATGGATTTCTTAAACCTGGGTGACTCCCGTGACCATGTCACACACTTAGCAGCATTTCACTGTGTGCTTCCTTCTAAATCCCAGGTAATAAAGGCCAAGAAAATACTTGGTTTGCTTTGACTACATTCCTTTGGTTTATACAACTAGctaagaatataaaatggtaaataaataCCTGTAGCTTCAACTCTGGTTGTTTCACATTGTATTTTTTATGAGCACTTTAAGCTTATTTGGTTTTGTTAAATCATCACATACCTAAAAACAAGAATTGTTATGCATCGCAAGCACTTAAAACTTTTCCTAACATAGAATTTgcccttaataaatattagtgtaataaatgaatgaaaactttCACTTTAGAAGGCTTAGTACCttctaaaaatctttaaaagaaagTTTCCTTGGCATCTCAGGTTTGAAGAGACGACGTGGAAACTGAAGATTAACAAAGTTAGACTTTTATAGGCTCACATAGAACTGCATGTCAAGGGTGATgctagaagcaaaaaaaaaaacaccaaaaaactaCTTAAATTATTTCCAGCTTCACTGATAAGTGATTtctattaactattttaaaattggagCTTATGTAAAAAAGTCATTGGCTTTTGCTAGATTCTTCATATATTCCTTCTTTGAAGCAAACAGGAGGTAAGTCCCATTAGGGGCATTTCTCAAGGGTGGAAGCAGAAAACTCTTTCATGACTGAAAATTTAAATGCAAAGTTTAGGATTACATATGTCAGTTGATGTTGTCAAAATTGTTCTTTCCCTGGATTTCCAAAGTGTTTAATTGAAATGACCAGTGATGTTAATGAAgtattctataaacttggaaaaattaaaatcagaaaacatgTTTGAACATAGTTAAAACCATATCTTTGGGCCTCAGCTTCTGAATAGCTGAAGGTTTAATGAGGAGAACTGCTTTTCTGTCTCCCTGTATAAACTGGGGAAACTACTTGAAAGGGAGAAAGGATAATATAATTTTGGCCCAAGGCAGGAATGCTTGCAAATAATGGCTTTGTGTAATTTGAAAGACTGTAAAAATCTTTACCTTTTTTGATTATTTCTAAGAACAAGATTATAATACATGCTGTGTATGTATTAAGGGATTTCATTTCAAAGATAGAGAATACAGTTGTAAGGAGATGATTACATAGGTTGAAAATATGCCACCTTTTCACTTAAGAATACAATGAACCTGCTATAGGATGAAGATGAACATAGATCACCTCACATTCCAGTGGTCACTTAGAATTCTATTATGTACTAAAACCTAAATTATTTAGTACGTGTCCAGTAGCAGATGCTTAGGTTACTTCCACTTTCTTATTGCAAATAACACCGGAATGGACTTCTTAAATAAATTGCCCACTCATCTGATTATTTCCATACTACGCTTCCCTAGGAGTGGAAGCTTGtacgtattttttaaaactcctggCGTTGACTCAGTGCACGCTCTCAAAccagaaaacaagacagaaaacccATTGTAATTCCCACCAGCAGTTTGAGATTCCCCCCTTTATCCTCAATGTTGATACAACCTAGCTCTCATGTAGGAAGTTCAAGTTGAATAAGATTAACTGAAACTCTATTTCTGCACTGTGGCCCTTCTACATTGCTATCCTATTGAGGAAGCTTCGTGGGCTCATGCTCTAGGTAAGAATAAAACTAAGTTCAAGCCCTCTGCCTCTGGCAATCCAAGGCCCAGCTGAGTAGATctgcatttcattgcatttcatcgCCTTGCAAGAGTAAGAAGAATGTGACCCTGACTGCGCAGCGATAGACACGTATTGAGGGAGTGATGAGTTGTTTTCATGACTCCACCTAAGAGAGGCCTGAAAAGACCACTTGATTGGCAAGAGGCCAAAAACACCGTTAATTTTCCAAAGATGTTTAGTTCAATAACTAAGTCTAGATAATCTGATCTGGCTCAAGTCGTGAATAATCATTTCAAAAATGGTCCCTCAACTGTCCCCAATCCACAGCAGGGAGACTCTCCTGTAACTTAGTTCCCCCAAACCCCCACCTTTAGGGAACTTCTAAGAAAGTGATCTAGTGTGTTACAACAAAAGTAAACATCACCATAAGAATACAAAGTCTGACTACACAGTTGGCCctttaaattgtcttttaaaaaaatctcctgtCCATTAGGGGTCTTCAAGTACCTAGGAAAATATAGGATACGAGGACAATtatgttgaaaaaaattataatttaactcATTGTTTCATAAATCATTGATAGGATCACTAGTATCATTTCAATTGATTCCACAAGGATTTAAACTCGGTTCAcacttctgtaattttttttgaaatgaatttgtttattcttcATGTAAGATTTTTCAAGGGTCGTTCTGTTTTtcttagggtacatgtgataacACATTCATATGATTTGTAAAGATCAATGTAATTGAGATATCcattaccttaaatatatatttgtattttctttatgctagaaacgTTGGAATTATTCTCTCCTTAAGTGAACTCTGCCACATTACAGAGATCTTCAAATCTCAAATCCCCAAACAGGGAATAGTACGTACAGGGCTGCATGTTAACAGCGGTGATGCTGTTCAGGACTGGAAACATGCCTATTGAATGGGGCATTATGATGTCTGCTGGGAGATGAGTCATTGCCCTCTGCAATCTCACAACAGTGACATGTGAGTGGCATTTGTAAGACCTTTCTTTGGGGTACAtttgatgagatttttttaatgtacctCAATATAAAGCCAGATACCTGCAGGCAGGTGTGTAGTGACTGAGAATTGCCTAGGAGTTAGGGAGAATTTTGAGTTTCTGGAAAACTAACTTCATGTTGTCACTTTATTGCTTTGTTGACAACTTGTGATCAGAAATTCAACTTTTCCTTGAGTGTGTTTATGGCCTCTTACCCTGCATTCATTTAACTTCTCTTTGGCTGGTTGTAAACGGAAGTGATGCTCAAAGGGATATTGTCTTTGGGGAGAAGTTAAGGGTAGTGGCAGAGAGcatgaaaaacaaaagttgagTCCTTGAGCCTGGATCCAGCTCCTCCCACCTgactcctctgagcctcagttttaccAGCTGTGAGATGGTGATAATTACAGTGATCGGCCTGTCGAGGTGCTGTGAAGAGCACGTGGAAACGTTGGCGCACGTCCACGGTGCCTGATACCCAGCAAGCACTACACAAGTGCTGGCCAATTCATTATTGCAACATGTCTCAGTTTTGTTTAAAAGCTAAGTAAGAAAATCATTTATCAGCATAGAAGCTCCCTATGGCTGTGGTACCAAATGACCACACTTTATAATATCAGAGcctggaggtcagaagttggaaACTGGTCTCACTGGATTGAAATCACGATGTTGGGAAGGCTACCTTCTTTTCTATGAGGTTTTAGGAGAGAATCTATTTCTTAGCCCTCTCCAGTTTCTAGAGACCATCTACATTCCTTGGCTTGGGGTCCCCTCTATCGTCAAACCCGGAGACCGACTGAGTCCCTCCGACCTGTTTTCATATCACGTCTCTGACTCTCCTTCCTGCTCTCTCCCATGTAAGGCCTTGGCATTTGCATTGAGTCCAACAGCGTAATTCAGAATAATCTCATCTCAGAGTTCTTAATCATACCCACAGTCTTTTTTGCCACTTGAGAGCATATTCATCGGTTCCAGACATTAGCACGTGAGGACATTTGCTGGAGGTGGAAGATGATTCTGCCCACATGTGGTTATATTTAACACTGTCTATTACAGTGTCGTTCAATTTAAGTAGCAAATTAATAAGCCCTATGGCATTATTGAAGACAATTCTGATCACAGAAGGCAGATGACATTTTCCAATAAATCATACACAATTTTATCTGTTTAACATAAGGTGAATTCTAACTAGATTAACATCTGCAGTACAATCTCTGGGTGTATAATAACACTTGAAGCTAAAGTTATCTTCAACCTATTAATTGGTACCTGAGTTGAAGAGCTGTCAGAGCAAGGACAGATTCAGAAGACAGAGGAAGTGGCGAGTCCCTCCTTTTTTGTGAATTATGCTGACATCTTAGTTACTCTAAGTATTTTAAACCAGAGCGTAATTGTCTCAAatttgtactgtatataaaacttAATGATTTAGAAGTAAGTTGTATTGCTGTCTGATCTTAGAAacttgtgatttatttttcctaGAATGAAGTTTTTTTTGATCAAATATTGGTGGATCCCATTTTTTTGTCTACTTTGCATTGAAGATAAACACAAGTgcctagcattaaaaaaaattatttctcttcagCACATTATATAAAATCAGGAGGTGTTTTGAAGGAATTCTAAAGGTATAccttaaaaagcataaaataatttgcatttttgctAGCTGAATgtgtttaaaaatgatttattcaacaaagatttaCATTGTGCCAGTCGTATCTTTAGATGGTGAGAGTACACAGTTAACAAAATAGGCACAAATCCTTATGCACATGAAGTTTACTTTCTAGCTTGAAGAGAGAAACACAAAACACAAGGTAGTGTAGTGTCAGACGGTGttaagaaaagtgaagaaaaatagtCATAGGACCTCTGAGCAGGTGGCTTTTGAGCAAAGCCCTGAAGTACATGAGGGGATGGATGGCCTTGCACGGTTGGAGGAGGAGCCCCAGGCAAGGGGAGCAGCAGAGGCAATGGCCTGGGCTCGGGGCTCTTGCAAAGTTGGGGACAGAGGACAAGGAAGCCACCGTCGCTGCAGCCCAGGGACAGACAGACTGGAGTCGGCAGGAGATCATTTCTGAAGACAAAATGTTCAGAACGTGATGGGCCTTAATGTATGATGTAAAGCCACAACTGCAGGGTTTCAAGCAGAAAGTGGCGTGGCGTGATGCATGGGTCCCGATGTGACTTTGATGGTTGTGCTGAGACTAGACTGGAGGGATTCATGAGACAGCAGGGAGATCGTGGGAAAGTTCGTGGAACAACCAGGTAAAATGTGTCATGATGGATTAAGCCAGGCACCTACTAGCTATGGACATGAGAAATATTATAGGTTTTTAATTGTTAATAAATAAGttttacttattcatttcttttttagaaatagggtcttgctctgtcacccaggctggagtgcagtggcacaatcatagctctctgtaacctcaaactcctagcctcaagcaattctcccaactcgacctccctcctgagtagctggtacgactgacctgcaccaccacgcctggctagttttttataaAGACGAgctctatgttacccaggctcatctcaaactcctggcttcaagtgatccttctgccctggcctccctaagtgctggggttacaggcacgaaccaccacacctggcctgtttttactgttttatacattttgggtAAAACGTTTGAATTTGTTTAATATGACAAAGAGATGTGCTCTCTTCTCCTTAGTGTGGGTTAATTCTATTAGGAAGTTTTTGGAGTCTAATATAGAATGTTTCTTTTATACTTTTGGACTTTGAATTAGCAGAATATATTTTTAGGCAATATTTGTGTTCACTATCCTTGggaaatggcatagaattgaaacGATCAGGAGTGGATCAGGAGGCTAAGACTCACTGAAGTAGTTTTGACCACGGAGTATTTCTGGGAGGCCTGACAGAGGAGGCCACAGTCCTTAGCCCCTTTCACAGTAATCTGAATATATCAATCCGAGGGAAATTGGGAGTAAGCCAATTTAATTCTGATGTTAGTAAATAACTTTTTTGTTTAGACTCTATTAATTTGTACTGATTCTACTGGTCACTTTTCAAGGTCATAACAATGCTGGTACCTTTGTGAAACCAGGTATGACTTCAGCATGGTAAAGGACAACcagctaaatttgaatttcagatgtaCAGTGAACCCTTTTTTTTGGTGTTAAGTACATTATGAACTTACACTAAAACAGTTTTTGATTATCTGAAAGTCAAACATAGCTGAGAATCCTGTAtctttgctaaatctggcaacacTAGATAGCGGAGCCAAGGTGTGTCTAGCAACATGTGAATGGGGGGAAACCCTGCAGCATCCGGGCTCCCCCGTTGATCGGACTTTCATTTTTACACAAATGTTTGAGACTCAAGCCACTGAGGCCTACCATGCCGGGGAGGAGGtgctggtggggagaggggggcgATTCTTACTACATGTATggttctttctcttgtctaacaGTTAAATCTATCTTCCACCTGGTATGTTAAAGATAAAATTCCTTCTTAAACGGTGGCCTGTTGCTGTCACATTTCCATGTATCTGCTCCGTAGCTTTCTAAGCCTGAGTTTGGCTCTGGCCTCAGTTCTGGTAAGTGCTGGCAGACGTGTAGCTTGGTGAACCCTGCTCCTGTGTGTCTGCTGCTGACATAGCTTCAACCTACCaacattttcctttaatttccCTGCCCATTTCCCAAACCTACAGTAGCAATGGAGAGCAACGCAGGGAGTCAGCTTAGTGTcataaactgctttttaaaaacttaattctgGGAGCTTTttgcaaatagttttttttaCCTTCTAATATATCTGAAGAAAGATCTGTAAAAAGGTTAGCAAAACAGCACAAAGAACAGTGAGGAGTCCCAACTTTAGACATAAACAGTGGAATAATAGGCATCGAAGACTTGGAAGAGTAGGGGGTGAAAGGGGAGCGAGGGGTGAGAAATTAGTAATATGAGCACAACCTACGCTATTTGACTTATGGTTACCCTAAAAGACAAGACTCCACTATGCGATACATCCATGTCATGACACTGCACTTGTCCTTAAActtatacaaataattaaaaagaaatagaacagaaaCATGGGGCTTCGTGAATAAAATGTTCCCTAATAGTTATCCTAACCCTTCATTTCTTCAGTGATTTACTTCACTCCCCTTTATCCATTTGGTCAATGAATCACCCTTTTTTCCAACTAGTATTTACTTAACCCTACTATGGGCTAGATAACTTTCTGGATACAAGAAATGCAGCATGGACAGAACAGATATGGTTAAAACCCCATTCTTGGTGTAGCATACAGCAATTGTATCACGCAGTTACCATAACCTCCAGCAGCATGATGAACCATAGACGCAATATAGAAGGAGCTGTTCTCTGACAGGGAAATGCAGCCATGGTTTCTGCTTCATGATGTGCATGTTGGTCTGCCTGCTGTTCTCTAGCCTCTAGCCTGGAAGCTTCATCCTGACAGTACCCTCGGAAGTGTCACCTCTACTGCAGACCTTTCCCATCTTGACCGTGTTCTCTTGCCTCCTTCCTGGTCCTTGTGTCTTCCCGTTGCCCTGGGACGCTCGTGGGCCATATCAATGACGAACACATCATCCTCTGACTTCACCCTCCTGGGGCTTCTGGTGAACAGTGAGGCTGCCGGGATTGTATTTACAGTGATTCTTGCTGTTTTCGTGGGGGCCATGACTGCAAATTTGGTCATGATATTCTTGATTCAGGTGGACTCTCgcctccacacccccatgtactttCTGCTCAGTCAGCTGTCCATCATGGACACCCTTTTCATCTGTACCACTGTCCCAAAGCTCCTGGCAGACATGGTTTCTAAAGAGAAGACCATTTCCTTTGTTGCCTGTGGCATCCAGATCTTCCTCTACCTGACCATGATTGGTTCTGAGTTCTTCCTCCTGGGTCTCATGGCCTATGACCGCTACGTGGCTGTCTGTAACCCTCTGAGATACCCAGTCCTGATGAACCGCAAGAAGTGTCTTTTGCTGGCTGCTGGTGCCTGGTTTGGGGGCTCCCTCGATGGCTTTCTGCTCACTCCCATCACCATGAATGTCCCTTACTGTGGCTCCCGAAGTATCAACCATTTTTTCTGTGAGATCCCAGCAGTTCTGAAACTGGCCTGTGCAGACACGTCCTTGTATGAAACTCTGATGTACATCTGCTGTGTCCTCATGTTGCTCATCCCCATCTCTATCATCTCCACTTCCTACTCCCTCATCTTGTTAACCATCCACCGCATGCGCTCTGCTGAAGGTCGCAAAAAGGCCTTCACCACTTGTTCCTCCCACTTGACTGTAGTTAGCATCTTCTACGGGGCTGCCTTCTACACATACGTGCTGCCCCAGTCCTTCCACACCCCCGAGCAGGACAAAGTAGTGTCAGCCTTCTATACCATTGTCACGCCCATGCTTAATCCTCTCATCTACAGCCTCAGAAACAAGGACGTCATAGGGGCATGTAAAAAGGTATTTGCATGTTGCTCATCTGCTCGGAAAGTAGCAACAAGTGATGCTTAGAGAGTCACTGCTCAGAGGATAAGGCTTCCTAAGAACTTC includes these proteins:
- the LOC100972584 gene encoding olfactory receptor 2T11 codes for the protein MTNTSSSDFTLLGLLVNSEAAGIVFTVILAVFVGAMTANLVMIFLIQVDSRLHTPMYFLLSQLSIMDTLFICTTVPKLLADMVSKEKTISFVACGIQIFLYLTMIGSEFFLLGLMAYDRYVAVCNPLRYPVLMNRKKCLLLAAGAWFGGSLDGFLLTPITMNVPYCGSRSINHFFCEIPAVLKLACADTSLYETLMYICCVLMLLIPISIISTSYSLILLTIHRMRSAEGRKKAFTTCSSHLTVVSIFYGAAFYTYVLPQSFHTPEQDKVVSAFYTIVTPMLNPLIYSLRNKDVIGACKKVFACCSSARKVATSDA